In the Nerophis lumbriciformis linkage group LG18, RoL_Nlum_v2.1, whole genome shotgun sequence genome, agccggaatacccggagggaacccacgcagtcacggggagaacatgcaaactccacacagaaagatcctgagcccgggattgaactcaggactactcaggaccttcgtattgtgaggcagatgcactaaccccttgtggagaggcggggccggcggtccgacaccggggcccggtccaagatggcggcgagggggcgtggcctgcggactcgcgtccaaatggactacaggtgcgtgggtcgggcaGCTGAGCACAATCAGTTAATCTGTCGGTGTATAAAAGGgtgacagccgagagagacgggaggagaggtggagagcaagaggcaagacgcggagcacagtacaccacgcaaacgacggcgacgtgctgcttcagtagacggcgaacgacggcgacgtgctgctgaaaagtagacggcgaacgacggcgacgtgctgaaaagcagacggcggacgggaggaaaccatctgctaccacgcgaacgacggcgacgtgctgctgaaaagtagacggcgaacgacggcgacgtcctgaaaagcagacggcggacgggaggaaaccatcctctgctaccacgcgaacgacggcgacgtgctgctgaaaagtagacggcgaacgacggcgacgtgctgctgaaaagtagacggcgaacgacggcgacgtgctgctgaaaagtagacggcgaacgacggcgacgtgctgaaaagcagacggcggacgggaggaaaccatcctctgctaccacgcgaacgacggcgacgtgctgctgaaaagtagacgtcgaacgacggcgacgtgctgaaaagcagacggcggacgggaggaaaccatcctctgctaccacgcgaacgacggcgacgtgctgctgaaaagtagacggcgaacgacggcaacgtgctgctgaaaagcagacggcggacggaaggaaaccattcgtgtgctcacgtaagaaaaggcaggtggctgaaaatcacgccaaagactctgttcctgaaaaaataaagaagtctaaaccatcTCATGACAATGTCGTCCCTGGAATGGTCCTGAGAACTCACCCGGAAGCAAGGGTCTTCcacacccctcttccaccgtgctgcccatatgaaTTGTAatttatagtgtgtatataattGATAATGGAATTTAATAACTCACACTTCTTCATCTGCGGTTCCAGTAAGTGTTACATCAGACTTTGTCATGAAGCTGGTGTACTGTCTGGAACAGGACTTGTGGAACTGCACCTCCATggccagcatacttgccaaccttgagacctccgatttcgggaggtgtggggggggcgtggttgggggcgtggttggggttttAAACAATTCCTGTAAGTATCCCACCTTGTGATAGTGAAATCATTCACCTCTTCATTCCTAACAGACGTAACATGCATGTAgcatattttgttgttcttttttagAACTTTTTTAAGGTGTTTTAGAATATTTTCCTCTTTATCGCTAGACATTGTTGACGTCGCCATCTTGGATCTGTGCGGCTAACCGATTGGTCGAATGTGAAGCACGTGACAAAAACGTCACCTCTTGAGACGAAAATATTGTTACGCCAAGCAAGAAATAGTCCCGACTTTAAacaccaatttaaaacatttgcctGGATGTCCAGTGGAGAACTTTTTATTTCTCAGTGAAaaccaaaatatatttcttaaGAACCAAAAATTATTTAGTGCCCGGACATGAAAAATTATTATGAAAAATTATTTAGTGCCCAAAAATGGGAACGAGATGAAACGAAAAACGAGTTCACCTTACGGCCTATTATTCAATATTTTGATTGATGTTAGCCATTTTGGGCCAAagtgttctttattttattttatttttgacttCCTCTTTTAACACAGTATCTACTGAAATGTTTAATGTATAAAACATCATTTTTTAGCAAAATGTACCATGTGTATGTTCAATTGTACAGGTTGCTATTCACTTATTTTGAAgcgtttttttcacttttttttaatgtttcatgGTTTGAATTCAAATTAAAGTATACCAATGCTAAAATACTTGTCTCAAATGTTAAGTATATGTATTAATGACAATTTGTGAGAGAGATTCTGTTTCCAGaatgaatgtaaatacatttacaagaaaaaacagctgcaaaagatgtttgtttttttgtaattcctatatttatacatttatggcTCTAACAAAAACATCAGGATATTTTGCGGAGAACTTTTAACCTAATGTCCACAATGGCATTGTCtatgcaaaaatgcaaaaaaagagtAGTGCCCAGACGTGGGAACGAAAATCACTTTCTAGCCACTTTTTCCTGGTCACCTTATGGCCTACTGGCGTTCATATCCAGTTAGGCAGGATGtcttggttgttttttttctttcttgttttatccttttttattaatttattacaaTTTAGAATCTTAGGTGATTTTTGatgcacttcttttaaggtatattttatttttgcattgtattcatccttctgtgttaccatgtaaatgtgacactatgtgccccttatgtcttatgtctgtacagcacatTGGCCAACTgaggttgtttttaaatgtgcgatataaataaataaactgaactgaactgaacacatcattgagtggcattttgtttttacactgggatggaccagacaagctctgcttcttcccactcaTTTTGGACGGttgatcacttgagcaaaagttgtgcttgtaaagttttgacatgttccaaataaatacattgaaaatgaacattaataatacaattttaaagtaatttttggtTGTATGCCAATTTTGCGGAGCAGCTCTTCACAGCATCACCTCGCTAGTTAGTTTAACGTTAGCATCTTTCATGTTACATCATAACGatgttgaataaatgtgtttgtgtgccttaCAGACTGACTTGTTATTgggtaacatatatacacatcatttttggtaaatgtttttagtttattaGTACATTAACCTCCAGTCTTCACACAGTGAGCGTAGGAATTAGTTTAACATTGGGGGGACATCAATTTatatcccaaaaatattttagaacaaataaatgattaaacagtatcagtatcagtctatGTTAAGCATTTTATGTAGCATTCCCATTTTCAGCTTTTTAGTGAACTCTTGTGAAATATCCACTGTCATGTTACTCTTTAGAGTTAATTAATtagtaaatgaataaaatatttacTGAGTCTTGCTGCTGTTTCACTTTTAttgtggtgtcatttttctacctgttaagagaagtatttgatcatatatatatatataatccttaATATTGGCAtccatagtgattcatttattcagcagagcattaaaacttgcatctgacaaaaacaaaacacaaatgctgtcttcctcgctgataaaacatgatagcaacatgcatctgctagctcataATCGCCCCCACTTCTCACAGTGTGGCaagttggagtactacaagaggcactctaatacagtgcttaaatctgtatttttgggcgtattatcaaggaataatgaggtcacacttatgttaaaacattaatgctaaggtttcATCCAGTAGTGGACCGGTCAcgtctgatgatgatgatgatgatgatgatgatgatgatgatgctgcatctgtgcaagtgaacaattggatccagaagggacaacaaccctttccacagactacacataTCATAAACATAAATCtcagaagcctacaacaatatatttgaagaagactttaggattaaaagtgaagatgtgaggtgaaataagtacaaatgcagcaataaaaacaaccaACTCCACTcgcgatggctctaaagttcagtgatgtgttgctaacttcagccttTTTCTTCTTTGGTTGATGTTtggcagtagttaacatccatgatgtaacaatgctgctaatctaccagagtccacattttgttaaccatttaattcattcatacttttagttggataataacaattggataataacaataaaatgcaatggaaaaaattttgattttatatgacacaaaaaaaacccatgaaaataagatgtcctctcttcaacaatgataaaataaaataggatAGTAGCTACATATGATAACATTCGATAAATGCACACAACTTAAACAGTAATTaaaggacaacatataagactaaaAGATTAGAAGCActacataaaacataaaatatacattcatattaaacatgctgtgtttttaaagtacatttagcacaatcactgtttaagtgtttttaaatccctgcagcttccatgactgttacacacttgtgtttactgacctttcccgggcgcggccaccgctgctgcccactgctcccctcacctcccagagggtgatcaagggtgatgggtcaaatgcagagaataatctcgccacacctagtgtgtgtgtatgacaatcattggtactttaactttaactttaacttttgatACTTATACATGAACCTTTtaacacacacagtgcaactaaacggtttctctccagtgtgtgttctcatgtgtgtggtcatgacttgcttgctggagaaactcttcttacaaacagagcaagtaaaaggtttctcaccagtgtgtgttctcatgtgtactatcatgtcattcttagtgttgactcgtttagcacaagctgagcaagcaaaaggtttctctccagtgtgtgttctcatgtgtatggtcatgacttgcttgctggagaaactcttcttacaaacagagcaagtaaaaggtttctcaccagtgtgtgttctcatgtgtaatatcatgtcataCTTAGTGTTGACTCgtttagcacaaactgagcaagcaaaaggtttctctccagtgtgtgttctcatgtgtgtggtcatgacttgcttgctggagaaactcttcttacaaacagagcaactaAACGGTgtatcacctgtgtgtgttctcatgtgtgtggtcatgtcacactttctggagaaactcttcttacaaacagagcaagtaaaaggtttctcaccagtgtgtgttctcatgtgtgtggtcatgacttgcttgctggagaaactcttcttacaaacagagcaagtaaaaggtttctcaccagtgtgtgttctcatgtgtgtggtcatgacttgcttgctggagaaactcttcttacaaacagagcaagtaaaaggtttctcacctgtgtgtgttctcatatgtgtggtcatgtcacactttctggagaaactcttcttacaaacagagcaagtaaaaggtttctctctagtatgtattctcatgtgtactgtaaaatTACCCTTATGTCTAAATGATgttccacattcagagcagtcaaagtgtttgttgttagtgtgatgtctcgtatcacttttagactcatttttactctccaaaggtttttggatgtcgtcactgtgatcagaagagtctgACATCATgtcgtccatgtctgacagtggagcaaagatgctgtctggttctgagtttatatcttcacaatgctcttcatcagcttctgtgatgtgttgtcttacaagctccgcccctctgttctcctcactttgactgtgatgaagctgtaaggactgagcttcatcttcatcatgaagctgctcccagggctgctcctctttaatgtgggagggggcctgtagctccttctgtcccacactggtgtgccactcctgctGCCTGGAGGGaatctcttcatgactccccgctgacacccgctggacgtctgcagaacatagAACACAAATGAGGCCTTACTGTATTTTAGTTTGCAGCTCTTATGCCAACGATCCACATTATGTGAGGTTGACCTAATTAAATATATGCATGAAAACTAAAATATCCAACTAATTTATAGCTCTTATTACACATCTTACTCTAAGTATTTTATGGTTGTGGACTTTTATTaaccaacaacatgacaaaaatcAAATATGGTGATGATTCAATAATAGTTAGTTAGTTGAATGGATATGCAGTCACGGGTGGCAGCTGTCGGGTCCTAgtcgttgtttgtttacatggacgcGTCCTCGCAAGACGCAAAGTTGAATGATAAAATCCAACCTTACCCGAACAAAAACTACGCATGATTTATCCGTGAGAGTCTTGCTACTATTttacttgacccagccacacacaaataaattgtagcCATCCATGCCTTTTTAAGCCTTCATCtcctttgtcgtgtagaatgacgtctggaactcaaaatagttccacatgtctgggaatGCAACCGACGGAcaatccttgatattactcaacaaatctttagggatctattccgtttcatagtaggattttttttgctcgtatctgctttttgcaggaagatctaggcccttTGTGTACTCAGAGAGTTGCTAGCTGCACAACAGCCATTTTGGCTTGGTTGATCACCTTTTTGTTCACTGCCTAgaagaagtcacgtgactgaatacaattatatattatttaagtATGTTGAACAGGTGGGGAAAAAAGCTGCGTCTGTAACTGAGTTAAAATAGAAACTTCTTCCCTCATGTcctgtttaaaaatatttttattgaccaaaatataatttttaattttaaacaaaGCTCAGGATATACACATCAaagccattcatacattataatcTTGCAACTTGTTTATATATCTAAATTCATGCAGAGGCTTTCAACACAatgatttttatgtaaaatagaaaatagacaaatCACTAATTCTAAAAAGGTGTCATCTCCCAATAGCAAAATCTAAAAGAAAAATTCGTGTTTCTACAGGATAATCATCATGAAGACAATGTCAAATAAAATTCACAATAAGGTAAAAAGATGTAAACAAACCTGCTCTGTGTAGCACAACTTGAGGTTTGAAAACAGCATCCAGTAGTTCTTGTAGACGTTTGTTCTCCTCCTTTGTCctagaaagttcctcctcgtactctgctatggttctttccaACACTCCAAATATTTCTTCAACAGTAACATTTAGTCGCTGCTCCATCAACATTCTCACCTTTTGGAATTCGCACATTTTGTCCTGCGTGCTGCTAACTTCCGGCTTTATTTCTTGGCTCATGTTTTAAATGTAAGACGCGGACTGAAAAGCTGATTTTAAAAGCAAGTAAGTAAGTAATTAGTTTAAGTGCAAAAAGAGATGAGATGAAGACGTTGTTACCATTTCCTGCCAACACCGAGTGAtgggtcgttcgcgaacgatccgGCTTTAAAAGATCCTGCTCCTTGAAGTAGCAGCTCTTTGATATCAAAGAACCTTTGACTAATTCTTCCTTTAGTTTAACGGCAGCTTGCAGCAATGACATGAAAGGtgcatactgccatctactgcaccGGAGTATGTCCCATGGGCTATATTCATCtatttacactgtaaaaactaatACTGTATGAAATTAAAAGCAATGCCTCGTCCTTACTTCATTTTTGTGAAATTGTAACTCTATCAAAACAAATCAGTAGTAATTTTGGGCTTAACCTTTTATTTAATTCACTCTTTCTAAGGTGCCCTAacttatgataaatgataaatgggttatacttgtatagcgcttttctaccttcaaggtactcaaagcgctttgacagtatttccacattcacacacacattcacacactgatggcgggagctgccatgcaaggcgctaaccagcagccatcaggagcaaggggtgaagtgtcttgcccaaggacaccacggacgtgactaggatggtagaaggtggggattgaaccccagtaaccagcaaccctccgattgctggcacggccactcaaccAACTTCGCCAAGCCATCCCAATAATTAggaatttacatttttttgttcaaaattaggaatttaaatttttttgttccCAACTACTAATGAGCCTTTTTTAACcaaagtcttaaaggggaacattttcaccagacctatgtaagtgtcaatatataccttgatgttgcagaaaaaagaccatatattttttaaccgatttccgaactctaaatgggtgaattttggcgaattaaacgcctttctattattcgctctcggagcgatgacgtcacaatccgccattttctcaaacaccgtgtcaaatcagctctgttattttccgttttttcgactgttttccgtaccttggagacttcatgcctcgtcggtgtgttgtcggagggtgtaacaacacgaacagggacggattcaagttgcaccagtggcccaaagatgcgaaagtggcaagaaattggacgtttgttccgcacactttaccgacgaaagctatgctacgacagagatggcaagaatgtgtggatatcctgcgacactcaaagcagatgcatttccaacgataaagtcaaagaaatctgccgccagaccctcattgaatctgctggagtgtgtgagcaattcagggacaaaggtcctcggtagcacggcaagcaatgtctAGATATTTGCAATGTTAGAGAAATATCATtttagaagtttaaaaaaaagtttcaaacttTGCAAATGCACAGATTAATACAACAAGGAACAGCTAAGTATGCTAAagctacacatggaggagaaaggAAGTGATGATAACTGCTAATTTAGCTCATGTTGTAAAGTAGCAAAACAAGATACGACTAAGTTCTTAGTACAGCCTATTGAATCTAAATCAAAATTttgaatctaaatcttaaatataaaatctatatctaaatgtgagtgctaaattctcaatctaaatctaagttttaaatctaaatctatattTAAATGTGAGCGATAAATATTAAATATCTATGTCTCGCAGAGTGTCAAGATGAATATACAAAGAAACCACACCTCTGGTGCCGCTGCTGCTGCTAATGCTGCTGCTGTATGAAGGACATTGAAATAGGAACATCCCCATGTAGGGGAAGTTATGCTTAATGGACATTTGCGTGCCAGACACATGTTGGTGCAAAGGCGTCGTCTCAGAGACTCTATAAAAAAGGTTGATGGCAGTATGACAATACAAAGACGAGTATACACTGTGCCTTGTCCTAACTATAAATGGCACATTGATGGCAATCACAAATTAATTAGATGGAAATTAGTTTTACcaaagccaaaaccagtgaagttggcacgttgtgtaaatggtaaataaaaacagaaaacaatgatttgcaaatccttttcaacctatatttgattgaatagactgcaaagacaagatacttaatgttccaactggaaaacttcgttattttttgcaaatattagctcacttggaatttgacgcctgcaacatgttttaaaaaagtggcaaaaaagactgagatagttgaggaatgctcatcaaacacttatttggaac is a window encoding:
- the LOC133618091 gene encoding uncharacterized protein; the protein is MSQEIKPEVSSTQDKMCEFQKVRMLMEQRLNVTVEEIFGVLERTIAEYEEELSRTKEENKRLQELLDAVFKPQVVLHRADVQRVSAGSHEEIPSRQQEWHTSVGQKELQAPSHIKEEQPWEQLHDEDEAQSLQLHHSQSEENRGAELVRQHITEADEEHCEDINSEPDSIFAPLSDMDDMMSDSSDHSDDIQKPLESKNESKSDTRHHTNNKHFDCSECGTSFRHKGNFTVHMRIHTREKPFTCSVCKKSFSRKCDMTTHMRTHTGEKPFTCSVCKKSFSSKQVMTTHMRTHTGEKPFTCSVCKKSFSSKQVMTTHMRTHTGEKPFTCSVCKKSFSRKCDMTTHMRTHTGDTPFSCSVCKKSFSSKQVMTTHMRTHTGEKPFACSVCAKRVNTKYDMILHMRTHTGEKPFTCSVCKKSFSSKQVMTIHMRTHTGEKPFACSACAKRVNTKNDMIVHMRTHTGEKPFTCSVCKKSFSSKQVMTTHMRTHTGEKPFSCTVCVKRFMYKYQKLKLKLKYQ